In Oryza sativa Japonica Group chromosome 8, ASM3414082v1, the sequence TGTTTCAGACTTGGTGTTCTGTTCTGTTGGAtctccacaaaaaaaaaattggccagCTAGTAACAAATTAACCAAGATGCATTGACCATTGATTGGTTGGTAATAAAAAAATTCGCATGTGTATTACACTCTGTAGTGGCGGTGCTCCTAACATGGATCATTTACGTGTGTGGTTACATTTTTCAGCCAACCCACCGTCAACTCTCTGCACACGGTTTTGAAGGATTTGGAGTTAGGCAAGTCAATATTGGACTAGCTTTGTGAAGTTAGATGACTTGTGAGTTGGGATTCAAAGCTCTTTTGACAAATATTCATGTCCTGTTTGGAATTTACGAAGATTTACTGTTTATTTggaaaatactccatccgtcctaaaatatgttccctccgtcacaaaatatactaacttttatatatgaatctaaatatacGTTATATCCAAATTCATGCGTAAAAGTTAGTTTATATTGAGATGAATGTGGATAAGTATAAGTAATTTTCCAGATCTATATCCTATATCCAGGAAGTTGCTATATTTGGACGTGTGTAGTAGTAGTTGGTAGTGCTTGTAAAATTCATCTGTTTCAGAGAGGGTGTTATTGATTTATTTATCAATACCGCACCTTTATGATAAAATAGTGCTTTGTTGgcaaatatttgaaaatttggACAAATTGATTTGGTTTGCCTTTTAAAATTCCGATCATCTATTTTAAAACAACCTTATATAATCTAGTAAAAAATTATTACAGTATTCGTCGACGAGTTATACCACGATCACggtattcatatatatatacaggatGTTTGAGAACGTAGGGACCAACTGATATGGGAATGCAAACAAAACTCTAAAAGTATACGGGTTCCAACCTCCTATTGACAAGTAATATTCCTATTCCTACTGACCGAAACCGGTGTTACCATTATATATCAATATctctcataaatataatagggAGTAGAACCTAATCTAGTTTGCTAGTACACCAGTGTGAAGCTCAGGCATGTGCTTGATGGCTAATTGATATCGGCTTCCTTGAGAACAAACTTGGCAAGATTGAGAGGTGGCTCTAGAACCCTCCTTGTTGGATTCGTGTCTCCTCTCCTTCTGTGAGGTTTTGTATTTATACTGTTATTATAAATACCCTCTTGATCAAGTAAAACTAGGAAAATCAATTATGTATACAATTCGGGTAGTCTTGGACTCTTGGTTAGATCTAAATAGGACTCtgtttcctttttcttataCATGACTACTTCCTTATCTACTTATTACACTTGCCATAGCAGTATTGATTCCGTATATGATTTGGTATATAGTGGGCTCCACTAATACTAGTACATATGTGGAGCGAGAAGTATATGATATCTCATATTTAGAATACTAACAATATGATAGTGCTTTTAAGACAAATATATGTATACCATTTCTTCTATTTCCAAATTAAACATTCTAAAAATTACCAATCGTCGGAATTTTGAAAGTTTAACCGAATCTTACCCTAGTCATTAATATTTATAGCGTGAGAATGTACTTCTAAAGTACTAGGAGTAGTGTTTAAACAAAATTGAATCTAACGACAAATGACACCTTGCAAATATAATAAAACCCAGAGGTACAAAGTACAAACCCCACAACCTCGTGGCTACTATAACACACGCAACAAACTCACGGGAGTCAGGATTCATGTCTCATGCATGTTTGTCACCAACCAAATGATATCACACCCCTCTAAATACGGACCAAATTTGCCCTTTCCATcttcaaaaaattcaaaaaacatTAACAAATAACCCCCTGATAACCCTCATAATCACACATAACCCCACTTCCACTCCTTATAAACCCTCACACTCCCACACttcaaggaggaggagaagaagaggccaAGCAAAGCAAATCAGCCAACCACTTGAGCTTCTCCCTCCACTGAGCTCCAGATCCACTCGCCCTCGGCAATGGCGCATCCGCATCGGCTCGTCGCGGTGCTCGCGCTGAtcctcctcgcctcgccggcggcaatgcgcgcggcggaggcggcgtgcgcCGGCGAGAAGTTCCCGGCGGGGAGGGCGTACGCGGCGTGCGAGGACCTGCCGAGCCTCGGCGCGGCGCTGCACTACACGTACGACGCGTCCAAGTCGTCCCTGTCGGTGGCGttcgtggcggcgccggcgggcgccgGCGGGTGGGTGGCGTGGGGGCTGAACCCCACCGGCGAGGGGATGGCCGGGACGCAGGCGCTCGTGGCGCTCAAGGGCGGctcgtcctcgtcggcgccCGCCGTGAAGACATACAACATCACCGGCTACGTCGCGCTCGGCGGCGCCTCGACGCCCATCGCGTTCCCGGccaccgacctcgccgccgacgagggcagcggcggcaagaTCCGCCTCTACGGCAAGCTGCAGCTCCACAAGGGGATGAAGTCCGTGAACCAGGTGTGGCAGGTCGGCTCCTccgtcaccggcggcgcgcCCGACAAGCACGCGTTCGGCCCGGCCAACCTCGCCTCCAAGGCCAAGCTCGTCCTCGCCGGCAGCAAGGCCGCCACGGCGACCTCCCCGGCGTCCGAGCCGGCGCCCGCGCCCGTCGCCGGTGGCCCCGCCCCCTCTTCCGGCAGCGACAGCGGCGCGTCGTCCTCCGTCGCGCCGACCGCCGGCAAGAACGcggcgaccaccgccgccgccgtgtcggcgccggcgctcGCCGTGGCGGCGTTGGTGGGTTTCTTGGCGATTGTATGATAAAGATTATTGACAGCTACGTTCCTACGTCCTAGTACCATGATTAGTGGTGTTCATTGATGTTTGCATGATGAATCATTTCTTGAACAATTATTTCCCTACTGTTCTtgtttcctttcctcttttttttttcattttctcttgctttttttttgttataattagtttttctttgatttttccatttgcaataaaaaaatggtTGGTGCACAGCACTTGTTGTTAATTCGGCACTAGATTAGTACAGTGATTTTACTATTGTTGTACATGCCATTGATCTGGTGGTAATTTGGGGTTATTTAATTTCGGATCTCCGGATCAGTGTGGTACAGTGTTTTAACATCCTGTGCGTTGGCAGGGAAGAGTGTGCACTGTGCAGTTGCGTTATCTGGATTTGATTATGTATTTGCGATATAATTATGTGTTGCCGGGGGGTAATTACCCATGAATTTGTCTTGTATTTCTTGTCAGTGAGGTTGGCAACAGTGACTGCAGTAGGTACAAGGACTGTGCAACTATGAATGTCTGAACAGAGTGTGCATGTGAGCTTGCATTTGTTTACGCTATTCACCAGCCCAGCTAGCTGGAGACCGTTGGGAGGGAGTGTAAATGCCAGCTTTTACTGAGGATTAATCCTTTGCAGTAATACGTCCGTGCAATAGCAATTAACAAGATATACTAataatacttcatccgtttcatattacaagtctttctagcattttatacattcatatatatatatatatatatatatatatatatatatatatataaataaatctaaacatatatatgtgactcgatttattaacatctatataaatatggacaatgctagaaagtcctataacctgaaacggaggtagtactatgtatttttttcccaaaatagTACTCACTTTTCAGCTATAAATATGGATATAGCTATGTTCAGATTTACTccatgttttgactttggtcaaagtcaaactaagtttgactaaatttatagacaaatatagtaatatttttaataccaaattagttttaataaatcaataattgaatatatttttataataaattttgtttgggttgaaaatgttattatatttttcaaacttaaagtaatttgactttgattaaagtcaaagcgttttataacctgaaacggaaaGATCGGAGAGAGTATGTCCTATTAGATATACACGCCCTCAATTCCAAAACAAATGAATCTTGACTAGGAATATAGACATGTGCCATGTCTAAGTTCATAGCCAAGAATTCAACTTTCTTTCCAAAAGGAAGTATTAACTTTTAATTATTAATCTAGATACTGACTTATCCAAATTATTAATAGCTAATATAGCAACTATGAACCGAGACAAAGTTATTGGAGcatattttaagataaaggCAGTGGTAAATATATTTCCACACACACATGTACATGCTTTAGTAGAGAATTTTGGTAGACTAGCTAAAGCCCGTGTTTTACTACGGATAAAATGCATTTTTGGTGAAATGTTCTACCCGTCGTTCTGCTATGGAAAATATTTGTCTCAATTTGATTCTATACGTCGCTATCCATTTAGATTGATTGGTTTTTAACATAAAGAAGTTCATCGAATGGTTTGTAAAATTTACGATGGAAGCAGTTGGAGTGACAGATTCACTGTTATCATTATTAGAGTCTTGTTAAAGTAGTATGGATTTTCGGTGTAACTGAGAATCAGGGACGCTACGAGCAGGATGATTCGCACCAGTAGCAGCAGGAATTGTCAGCTTGCCGAAACGAACACCGATGATAGCGACGATCCAACTGCTACGGTGCCAAACGTACACGGTTGACCGGTTTGTATGAAGCCATGGATCGGACGGTCCAGATTGCGTCTCGTCTCCTTCACAAAATAACCTACTAATACTGTACTAGTAGTAGCAGCTAGTGTGTACATATACCGTGTACCTGCAGGAGCATGAATGTTCAGATGGACACATGGTTGCAGTAAAAAACGGCGATAATGTCACGCACATTTTATTTCTCTTTCGTACTACCATGTGTACTGTGTCTCTGAATCGATGAGGATGCAGTACAGCAGCATGCACTCGAAAAGGAAATGCAGTACTACCTCATGGTCAGATTGTACTACTAGAAAATACTAGTATTTCATTTAGGTTTTCATAATTTAAGATAAAGACAGTAGTAATTAGGGATGAAAACTactatgaatctaaatatacCTTAGATTTGTAGCATTAGGATAAGTCTAAGAGCCATTTTGGGTTGCTACCAAAACTtagccctaccaatattttgttAGTTTAAATAGTACATGTGTTTAGTTTGGACTAAAACCAATTTATTGGTAATGCCCATGCTAGATTTGACATCAATATCTAGAACAATCTTAACTAGAATTCATAAGTTGGCTTTATATGATAGCAAACCAAATATAATCTTACCCTAAAAAAATTAGTAGTGtcaaaatttaactaagttttagcactgacaaaaaaaaatgcaatggtagcaatccaaatacAGCGAGAGTACAATGAGTGCACATGCAGTCTGAAATGACCGAATCGTGTATGCACTGATGCAGCAGAAATCAAGATAGGAATATAGGATGAGGAGTTGTAGATGCATGAACACAAGCAAGATGAGCACTCAATGGATCAGAGAAAAGGGTGTGTGATAAGAGGATGGGTCGGCAAAAGTGAACGGGCCCGGCACGGCCGTCTATCATGTGCCGAGATGGTGAAAATTCCTTCTTCGTTTTCTTCTTCTAAAGTTGTGTTGGACCCCCTTCACTGGAGTGCAGGAAAAGGGCGATCGACAGCTGAGTGCGCTCCTAGCTACTCCTACCAAGATGTGAGGAGCGTGCACACTGCACATGGGCTGTAACATTGGCACAGTCTGATTCAATTATACAAACCAAATTTAGGATTTATAGTTTGGTGACTCATGCCGTTTAAAATGGATGTTGTTCAAAGTGAAACAACAATGGCAAAATTATACTTTTCCACCTAACATTTGGCTTGTCTTATCCAGACGCTTTTGCCGAAAATTTGATAAGAATCCTTCCAAATCTACGGACCACACCCTACTAAATTCTCCTCGGTCTACTGAATTCTGCAAATCAGAAAAATCCAAACGGGAACAGACAAGCTGCTTGGACATCACGAATCTCCGTATAGTTTGGGCCAGAATTTCCTGGCCCATCTAAGTGGCCGGGTGGGATGAGGCCCATCAAACGAGCCCAGAAGCAGCTTTATCCGAGCAGAACCAGCCCAGTTCAGATCATATGGGCCTAACCACGCACGTGGCCCATTTATCCCAGCAAATCCAGCCCAGTTTGGAATGCCAGGACGGCCCACCCATACAACTTGATCCGGCCGTCCGCTTCCATCTCACGAGATCCTAGCCGTCGATTCGACCAAGGCCACGAGCCCGCTAGGGTTTCTCCCCCCGTATAAGAACCCTTCGCCAtcctccccaccgccaccgccgccgcgtcttcTTCCCCCAAATTCGTCGCTCCGCTTCCCTCTCCGATCCGAAGGTACAGCGTCAGTTCTTGCCCAGGAATCAAGATTTTTCTTCACGCAGCTGGTTGGATTTGTTGCTTGCTGCATCGTCGATCTCGTCTcttaagttttttttgtttttgttgtttttggtGGAGCAGAGATGGCGGTGCcgctgctgacgaagaagatcgtGAAGAAGAGGGTCAAGCAGTTCAAGAGGCCCCATAGTGACCGCTACCTATGCCTCAAGGTGATGACGAGTTTGTGCTTTCTGGAATGGACCATTTCGAttagtggtagtagtagtagctgcGGTGAGATCAGCTGGGTTTCCTGCTTGATTTTGAATTAGGTCATACGTGTTGCTCAGGTTTGACCGATTTGTGGATATGTGTAGTTTGTTTCAAATTCATGGGTTGGTTTAGTAGGCTATGGAAGTGTTTTGGATTTGCTTGAAGTATGTGGTGATTTGCTTAGTCTTGATACACACAAGTGCTATTTTGctaactactactccctccgtttcacaatgtaagtcattctagcatttcccacattcatattgatgtttgtgaatctagacatatatatctatctagattcattaacatcaatatgaatgtggaaaatggaaaatgctagaatgacttacattgtgaaattgAGGAAGTAGTTTAGTGTCCAGTAACAAGAGACGCTTGTATAGTAACTAGATGTGGTTGGTTTCCCAGTAGCTGAATGCTCTTTCAATTGTGGTTGGTTAACCTAAATTTACCCATTTGCATGATGTTGTACGCAATGAAAGGCAAGATATCTCCCATCATTCTTGCATGTGATTACTTGAAATTAGGATTGTTGCGTCAAGAAACTGTTTTGTTGTGAAGTGTGAACATTGCTCCTAGTGCTGCCTCCTTCTATTCGTATTATCAGAACTGCAAGGCCTGTGTGCAGATATTGAGCTATGTATAGCACTACTGACAATTTTGCTATCTACTAGTCAGCTTAGCTGAGAATGTTGTTGTTGGACCAACACTTCATTGTGATATTTTTGTTTAAGTATATCGAAGTTTGTTTGCAAAGTCTGTTATGGACTTCTATGCACTTCTATTGCACCAGTTGTCCTGGTAATAGTAAACTATGTTATTGTTTCATGGATGCTAATGTGATGCCACCGTTTAAAGGTTTACTGTTATCATCCTTCATATGAGTTCCTGCATGTTATTGCTTTCATTAGTGGGCATGGCATCCTCGTTTGTAACTATGGCTATTTGGCATATTTGCTGAGACTAACTTCAACTTGTTCATACTTGTCCAGCCAAGCTGGCGCAGGCCCAAGGGTATTGACTCCCGTGTCAGGAGAAAGTTCAAGGGATGCACCTTGATGCCCAACATTGGTTACGGCTCAGACAAGAAGACCAGGCACTACCTCCCCAACAAGTTCAAGAAGTTTGTGGTGCACAATGTCTCTGAGCTGGAGTTGCTCATGATGCACAACAGGTAATCACTTTGTTCACCAAGCTTACTTTCAGCGGGGTGGTGTTCAGCATTGCTGTTTTCTGTTGTCAGCACCAGCTGCAGTTACAAACTTTCTGCTAATGAGCTAATTCTCCTGTAAACAGGACCTACTGTGCCGAGATTGCCCACAACGTCTCTACGAAGAAGCGCAAGGAGATCGTTGAGCGTGCTGCGCAGCTCGACATCGTGGTCACCAACAAGCTTGCAAGGCTCCGTAGCCAGGAGGACGAGTAGGCTGTTTTATCAGTATAATGTTTTGGTCTGGTTTGATTGTAGGAAACTGTCGCGCCTCCAAGTATTCTCCTTTCAATCGATGTGGTACTGTGAAAGATAACTATTATGTCAACCTTTTTGCTACCAGCAGCTACTCTAATGTGGCCAAATTACTATCGCATCATTAGCCTACATGTCCTGCATTTTGCGTTTTTGCTCTGGATGAATGCTGTATTGTATCTGTTGAATTTATTGTGTTGAGGTATCGTCCTGATCAGCATGTTTCTGGCTATAATGTTCGGGTAGGATCGGGATCACCTGCCAGTGGCCTGGCCGCATTGGTTATCTAGTCAGCTGCGTTTGATTCTGTTTAACGTGATTTGCGTAGTTCCAATTGGGTTTCTGGAGCCTAGAAAATTTTGAAGGCTCAAACTTCCGTCCAGGCTATTAAACGGCAATTAAGAATAGAGATGCCACAAGCCCACAATTCTATCTAGTGGGCCATCAGCTGCCATGTTATATTCACCCGATTGGTCGCATACAAATTTTGCAGTCATCTATTGGtcaagttttaaaaaattaaactgAATTTTAACTTTTTGATAAAAATTTATTCGA encodes:
- the LOC4346085 gene encoding auxin-induced in root cultures protein 12, with product MAHPHRLVAVLALILLASPAAMRAAEAACAGEKFPAGRAYAACEDLPSLGAALHYTYDASKSSLSVAFVAAPAGAGGWVAWGLNPTGEGMAGTQALVALKGGSSSSAPAVKTYNITGYVALGGASTPIAFPATDLAADEGSGGKIRLYGKLQLHKGMKSVNQVWQVGSSVTGGAPDKHAFGPANLASKAKLVLAGSKAATATSPASEPAPAPVAGGPAPSSGSDSGASSSVAPTAGKNAATTAAAVSAPALAVAALVGFLAIV
- the LOC4346086 gene encoding large ribosomal subunit protein eL32z, with the protein product MAVPLLTKKIVKKRVKQFKRPHSDRYLCLKPSWRRPKGIDSRVRRKFKGCTLMPNIGYGSDKKTRHYLPNKFKKFVVHNVSELELLMMHNRTYCAEIAHNVSTKKRKEIVERAAQLDIVVTNKLARLRSQEDE